The proteins below are encoded in one region of Triticum aestivum cultivar Chinese Spring chromosome 1B, IWGSC CS RefSeq v2.1, whole genome shotgun sequence:
- the LOC123084848 gene encoding benzyl alcohol O-benzoyltransferase, which yields MASPLPAFVVRRATPELVVPSAPTPHEAKPLSDIDDAAVMRFYSAGVHLYRGDISKEGQDPVRVIREALAKALVPYYPLAGRLREEAGRKLVVECYAQGVLFVEADADLTADDFGDIGYPPFPCYEQFVLEDTAGTEDGGAEPVVDRPLFYVQVTRLKCGGFIFGHRVCHCMVDAPGCVQFVRAIAELARGADAPSVPPVWGREMLMARQPQQPSSYPHLEFQEPAGGPEPDRMLTTPPGDKVCVPFLFGPREIAALRQRVAPLTCSRFELVAACVWQSRTAALGYAADDEVRLSLIVNVRGRPGTPLPAGFYGNAFAYSAAATTAGELCSEGLGHAVELVKKAKSAVTYEHLLSLADLMVATGRPLFAVSRTCILSDVSHAGFKSVDVGWGEAVYAGPVKTGEGPIPGLSTYFLRSTNGKGEEATVVPVCLPKDAMDKFRLEVQALTAGDQL from the exons ATGGCTTCGCCACTACCGGCGTTCGTTGTACGGCGAGCCACGCCGGAGCTGGTGGTGCCCTCGGCACCGACGCCGCATGAGGCGAAGCCCCTGTCGGACATCGACGACGCAGCGGTCATGCGCTTCTACTCCGCGGGCGTCCATCTGTACCGCGGTGACATCTCCAAAGAGGGGCAGGACCCCGTCAGGGTCATCAGGGAGGCGCTAGCAAAGGCCCTGGTCCCCTACTACCCGCTCGCCGGCCGCCTGCGCGAGGAGGCCGGGAGGAAGCTCGTCGTGGAGTGCTACGCGCAGGGCGTCCTGTTCGTCGAGGCTGACGCTGACCTTACTGCGGACGACTTCGGCGACATTGGGTACCCCCCATTCCCCTGCTACGAGCAGTTCGTCTTGGAGGACACGGCCGGCACCGAGGACGGCGGGGCCGAGCCGGTCGTCGACCGCCCCCTCTTCTATGTCCAG GTGACGCGGCTCAAGTGCGGAGGCTTCATATTTGGGCACCGTGTGTGCCACTGCATGGTGGACGCGCCGGGCTGCGTGCAGTTCGTCAGGGCCATCGCCGAGCTGGCGCGCGGCGCCGACGCGCCCTCGGTGCCACCGGTGTGGGGCAGGGAGATGCTCATGGCGCGGCAGCCCCAGCAGCCGTCGTCCTACCCGCACCTCGAGTTCCAAGAACCCGCGGGCGGGCCGGAGCCGGACCGGATGCTCACGACGCCCCCGGGCGACAAGGTGTGCGTCCCCTTCTTGTTCGGGCCACGAGAGATCGCGGCGCTGCGGCAGCGGGTGGCACCGCTGACCTGCTCTCGCTTCGAGCTCGTGGCCGCCTGCGTCTGGCAAAGCCGCACGGCCGCGCTTGGCTACGCAGCGGACGACGAGGTGCGCCTGTCCCTCATCGTCAACGTCCGTGGCCGCCCCGGCACCCCTCTGCCGGCAGGCTTCTACGGGAACGCGTTTGCCTACTCCGCCGCGGCGACCACCGCCGGGGAACTCTGCAGCGAAGGCCTCGGGCACGCCGTGGAGCTCGTAAAGAAGGCCAAGTCGGCGGTGACGTACGAGCACCTGCTGTCGTTGGCGGACCTGATGGTAGCCACGGGGCGGCCGCTGTTCGCCGTGTCACGGACATGCATTCTGTCAGACGTGAGTCACGCCGGGTTCAAGAGCGTCGACGTGGGGTGGGGGGAGGCTGTGTACGCCGGCCCGGTCAAGACAGGCGAAGGGCCGATCCCCGGCTTGAGCACCTATTTCCTCCGCTCCACCAACGGCAAGGGGGAGGAGGCCACCGTGGTGCCTGTCTGCCTGCCCAAGGACGCCATGgacaagttccgcctcgaggtccAAGCCCTCACCGCCGGCGACCAACTCTAG